The region AAATCTTTTCCTTTGACACACCTGCCTGTTACACTAACAAGccaacagtatataaaatcTCACTTTCTGAAACTGATCTCAGGGATCTGTCATATAGCTGTAGTCTTGCCTGAGATGTCAGAGATGTCCATGTCAGTAGGGAACAGTCTCTTCTGTCGGATCTCCTGACTGGGGCGCTTCATTGTTGAGAAGAACATCATGTTGGGAATGGTTTCAATGAAGAcctgagacagacacaggtaCTGATTACATTCCTATTTTAAATCAGTCACATACAACAACAATGGCATTTCTTAAATGACAAGATATGATACTCATATGAACCTTGCGGATCCACGCTGgcatggtgtgtgtgctgggagaGCGGTGATGCGTGTTAATGACGAtgacggtgatgatgatggaggcGATGACAAACACCATTGTGAAGAGCATGTATTTCCCTATGAGAGGAACAGCACTGGAGGTGGAGGGGATCAGCTCCACAATAACCAGCAGaaagacagtcagagacagcaggacagagatggagagagtcATCTTTTCACCTGgggacacaaagacagacagtcagGCTACTTTTACACTGCAGGTCTTGATGTCCTGCTTCATATTTCTACCTATATATGAGTTTTAAAGACTTATTACCTAAAAACCCATGTGTGTacataaataaactttactgtattttctctATTGCAATTTACTCTAATGCATGGGGGTGACCTGAATTTGAGCTATATTGCTTATGCAATTTCTTTCCCATTATGACATACTGCAGTTTAAGTGGTAATTTGGCTGTTACCAAAAATGGTGACAACGTTTAAACAGAATTAATACATTTCAAAAAGCTCTTATAGCAGAGACTGGTGGCCAGTTGGGAATTTACAGACAAACTGATAAACTAACACCTTGCTTGTCAATACTGGGTTAACATTACAGAACCCACCAGGATCTACGTACCAGAGTCAGTAGGCAGGTAGAAGACCAGTCcggtgagaaaagaaaacagcatacAGGGAATGATGACGTTGACAATGAAATAAAGAGGCAGTCGCAGCATCAGAAAATGGTAGGTGATGTCCAGGTATGGTGTGTCGGGACAGCAGGTGTAGTAAACCCAATGTTTCCAACTCCTGTAGTCCTTTAACACCCACTCTCCTGACTCCATGAAGTTACTGAGGTCTGGCCGATCATTGTCCtaaaaaacagaggaggacaaaATAAGGTTACAATAGAAAAGGGTATTAAAAAGGTATGGTAAGGGCATTTGGGTTTGGACGGTACAAGTTTTAAACTCCAGTTCTTTCACATTCTGCTTTTTAATAATTGGTAATTATGgatttataaataattaattttacaaaacatgCAGGCAATCTTCTGGTATTTCTTGAGAAATGTAGTCTTTAAATTGGATGAAGTTTATGATCTCATACTATTGAGGATGGTTAAGTTTTAAAGTGGAGAGTTACTAAATTTGTAgtatattaaaaacaacagacacttCAGTTTATCTTGACCACTGATACTAATCTGTCATAATAACCccaaaaatgtataaattacaCTCACTGGGTGGATGGCGACCAGCAGCCCATCATATGTCCAGGTTCCCAGTTTCATGCTACAGTTCTGCAGGTCGAAGGGGAAATGGAGGACAATAATCTCACAGTAACTCTTAAAGATGGCTGGAGGGTTCCATGTTATCATCCCAGTGTACTCCAGCAGGACTTTAGTTTCATGGATGATGGCAAAGTCACCGTCAGcactgcagaggagaagaagagtcGGAGAGGAGCAGTGAGACGTTTGAGGAATGATAAATGTAGGTGTGTTTTTCAAGAAGACAGGGAATGTGTGTTTACTTGTTGTATAGCACCAGGTCAGGTTTCCATATGTCGGTTGAAGGGACTCTGATCTTTCTGATGCCTCCGTAGTCATCTGGATTCCAATTCAGATTCACATCTAACCATTGCTGGGGTGCAAATTAGAAAACTTTAGATCTTTTGGTCTACTAATGTACTGTAAAGAACGGTTAAGTTGTTTAATGCCAACCTAAGCATTAAATACAAGTTGTCATGTACAGTAGGCTACGTGTACAGTATAcacatcaaaacaaataaaaatctagattgtttttaatcatgttaTATATTTAAAGGTTACTTCAAAACATACAGCAGATTAATTACTAAAATCTAAGTAATTTATAACAACTCAGAAACTGCATTGTGGGCTtcacatgtatgtatgttcaTATATGAAACACTGTTTGTTGGTGAAAGCATTGACAGTTATGTACCTAAATATTACAGTAACCTTGACTCACTGTACTACAGAATTAATAGAGATAGTATTTCTAACATAAAGTATATGGATCATATAATCGCCAAATGCTGTTAAATTTACCAATTTGCAATGCAGCGAACTAAATGAAATTATAATTCTTGTAATAATTCTTGAGTAGAAAGCTACTTCAGATCAATATTCTATAGGTAAAACATATggtcagtttataaaatatacattGTTATAGATTAGACAACCCAAAATTAGGCTATAAATTGTTGAAATGAGCTCTACTTCTACAACATGTCAATGAAACAATGATGATACTCCAAAATATCACTGCTTTCACTTTAATAAAAGTGATCAGTAATTCTTCCAGACTAGACTACTGTTCAACAGTCACACTTACCTGTTTGAGACGGACATTACTGGTCACAATCTGGTTAACTTCATCCTGAGAGAAGCAAAAGACAGCAAACAGTCagaagctttttaaaaaaaaatgatttcatgacaaaatataatttgtcatttgtgtgacatttctgTGTCATTTAAGTAATAGAAGTAaaaaatttatataaaatgatttgatcAAATCCAAAGTCCAATCCAatgttttccctccatttcaGCAGGAAAGTCAATGCGGTTGCGCGCGCGCAGGCGCCCTTTGATCCTTAAATGGAAGTATTGTTAGCGAAGTTGACTTTggtcaacttttatttttctttagtttgATTGCCACAGAGGACAACGGTCGAGCTTCCATTGTTGTAAAATTAGAATAAACTAAGAAAACGTGTTCCACTCAAGGTAAAGACAAGTTTTTTGGAGATGGCGACAACAGCCTTGGTAACGTGAAAAGTTTGTTCAAGTCTTTGTTGGAAACAGTTTTGAGCAGCTCAAAGTCAGTCCGGTTGAGCGCGCGCAAGCGTCTTTGCTCCCTAAATTTGAATATTAATGGTCGAGCAGATGCGAATTTGACTTTAGTCAGAGGTTACttttcctcagttttatttataccAAGGACAGTGAACGGGCTTCCAATGTTATACAATTAGAATAAACGAAGAGAAAACGTTTTCCACTCAAGGTAAAGACAAGTCTTTGGAGATGGGTACAACAGCATCAGCATCCAGACTTCCCCATAACATGAAAGGTTTGTTGAAGTCTGTTGGTTTTGTGTAGGCTAGTTGATGTAAACGGtagctaatgttaatgttagcaagaattagtgtttttttttttaagccagcACTGCTAATGTTAGTTAATTGTTGTCCAATAGCAACAGACAGACGATGGggaagagagcagagaagactACGACTCTTtcagcagctttttaaaaaggaggaGAAGTCTCGTCGACGGACTCGTCAAGACGGAATTTCAGCCCTGGTCATCATCTTTATGGACTGGTTCAGCTAGCTAGAGGCGCAGAAGGAGAGCTGCTAACAGTAAgagcattttttccccccattctgCTTGTGTTGTGCTGCgttgcttgtgttttgtggcCGCCGTGCCATTACTGAACCGGTGTTCTTGCTGTGACTCTAGGCTTGTCTAGAGTCTAAGTTTCTAACCTTAAGGTGACAGCCTGTTGTCGTTTAGGTGGCTCTCAGGTTGTTGCATTGTGTCTTCAGTCATGGAGTGTGGTTTGATTCATGTGAGAATTAGAGTCAGGGTCCCTGACTCTACAAGCTGTTAGGAGGCATAGTATTGACAGCTCAATTGTACTGCAAGTGTTCATCTGTACAGCTGACCATTGTATGGAGCTTTAATGGAGTTTTACAATCTTTGTTTACACTGCTGAGGTTGCTGTTGTGTGTGGCTGGTATGTTTACTCCAATAGCACAATGACATTATCACAATGAAGTTGTGGTaattcctttaaaaacaaaagacacacagacacacacacacacacacacacacacacacaaacatacatatatatatgtataatgtgtgtgtgtgtatatatgtatatgtatattgcTCAATTGTAGGAGGAAAAGTTGACAGACTTGTCAAGAAGGAATTTCAGCCCTGGTCATCTATCTAGAGGCGCAGAAGGAGAGCTACGAACAGTAAGAGcgatttaagaaaaaaaaaaaattgcattctGCTTGTGTTTTGCGGCTACCGTGCCATCACGGAACTGGTGCTCTTGTTGTGACTCCTGGCTTTTAAGTTAGGGCATAACCTCAAGATGACAGCCTGTTGTCGTTTAGGTCGCTCTCATCTTGTTGCATTGTGTTCTCGGTCACGCAGTGTGGCTGGATTCATTTGAGAGGTAGCCTTGGTCTCTATAGTGTGcctatttttacattatttggCTGCCATGCCATCACATGGTGTAAATACTTGTGCCTTTGTCTGTATGTGACACAATCATAGAATTTATATTTATTGGAGATTAGGTAATGCTGTGAGAAATGCTAccagtgttttaaaatattgtCTGTATTTAATTCAAACCACTTGGCCAGTGCATAATTGTCATCCTTTCTGCATTGACTGGCAATGTTGTCAGAACTGCTTTGTCGATTTCAGTGCTAAAGACTGTGGGATAGCTGTACTTTTTGTGATCTGTCAGTTGCTTTGACTTTTTCCTCTTATCAGTGGGATTGTTTGTTTATACTTTGTGTTTGCAATGTATTTGGTGAACCCTATGTCTCACTTAAGACCTGTTGGCAACATGGCTTAACTTCAGGATCTCTGCTTAGTTTCCCAATGATGCTACCTTAATCTTAAAAAATAGTGAGTGGCACAGCATGGTATGGAGGGCCCCCTTTACAAAGTGTTGAATATCTTATCTATTGCTGCATTGACTGCATAGCCTGTTTTTTGGTCATGTAATTCAATGAGAACACAAGTTATTAAGTTATgagtaattgtttgtttttttaaaactgtagtTTACAACTGTCCAGTAAGTAAGCTCTGATACTCAAAGTTGTAGCCCTCTCCATTGATGACTATGCTTTCTTTGCTAGCGGTAACAATGGAAGAGAAAAGTagttcaaagaagaaaaaaagaaattgcactATCTATGTGGCAAGTAGTGGAGTATAAAGCCTATGAGTCTTCCTGAAAGTAAAATTACCAATATCAGTGTATTTCTAAAAATTACAGGGAGAAGAAAGAGCTGCTAAGTTACAGTGAGACAGttattgatttctttctttatgtaaaaacaaactcaatttctgttctgtttcttcacaaacaaacaactgaattTAGCTTTTTCCAGTGGCATGTCTCTACCTCTCACTTACCACACTAATAAGCTGAATTAGCTGCAGTCCCACTGTGACTACTACGGCTTCACTGAAGTGGTTCACGGGACGGACCACCTTGTTGTAACCAGTAAACAGGGTTTTCACCAGACGAGTCTCATCTTCTGAGCAGAATACCGAACCtaggacacacatacacaaaaattCAGTCAGGCagtcaatctttttttttttgttgtttcagtttttacttgATGCATAGCACAATAAGGTCAGAGATCACATAGACTGAGTGATTGATAAGGACTGGAAAATACTGACTTGGGACCTCTGAGTGTTGGTGTTTAAACTTTGAACTAATTTCAATAATGTACATATTTATGCTGTACATAAACTCTGCTACacacaagttttattttggGCTCACTTTGGCTGAGGTACATAGTGAGTACGACATGTTGGCATGTCCAGCTGACACCAATGTCCCCACAAATGTTTTTGCACCGGaactgaaatcacagctgaaGCAACAGGAAAGCCAACAGATTGCATTTAACTGTGATTCACACACCAAACATTTCCTTGGCTTACAACCAGCAACCTGAAACCTTTCACTGTGactgagagagatggagagaataGGAATAGGAATAGtaggaaagaaagacaggaagagactgTAATTATCAGATGAGAAAGAGGCAGGGGCAGACATATGCAGACAgatcaacagcaacagcagttaAGTGACTGGCATTCCATATTGGTGAAAAGCCTC is a window of Seriola aureovittata isolate HTS-2021-v1 ecotype China chromosome 14, ASM2101889v1, whole genome shotgun sequence DNA encoding:
- the chrna1 gene encoding acetylcholine receptor subunit alpha, with protein sequence MNLPKIQILLAWILSVFAGSVFCSEDETRLVKTLFTGYNKVVRPVNHFSEAVVVTVGLQLIQLISVDEVNQIVTSNVRLKQQWLDVNLNWNPDDYGGIRKIRVPSTDIWKPDLVLYNNADGDFAIIHETKVLLEYTGMITWNPPAIFKSYCEIIVLHFPFDLQNCSMKLGTWTYDGLLVAIHPDNDRPDLSNFMESGEWVLKDYRSWKHWVYYTCCPDTPYLDITYHFLMLRLPLYFIVNVIIPCMLFSFLTGLVFYLPTDSGEKMTLSISVLLSLTVFLLVIVELIPSTSSAVPLIGKYMLFTMVFVIASIIITVIVINTHHRSPSTHTMPAWIRKVFIETIPNMMFFSTMKRPSQEIRQKRLFPTDMDISDISGNPTPTSVTYQSPIAKNPDVRSAIEGVKYIAETMKSDEESNNAAEEWKFVAMVLDHILLCVFMAVCIIGTLAVFAGRLIELNML